The Blastocatellia bacterium DNA window TCTTATGATAGGTGTAGATGTACCGATCCGCCGCGGTCCGACGGAGCAGCTCACCGCGGATGCATCCTCGGCGGGCTGGACACCGCACCGGTCATCGCGGCGAGAGACGACGCCGTCCTCCGAATGGAGAACCCCCATCGCGTCGGCTCCTCCGGTGGAGCCTCCTCGGGTCACGGAGCACACCACGCTTCCCCTGCAATCGCCGGAGATGGCATCATCACGACGTGGCGAAAAGGAGTGAACGGTCATGTACTGCCCTCAGTGCGGGACCCTTTCGCCTGATGATCGAAAGTTTTGCACGACCTGCGGTCTCAACCTCGCTCTCATTTCAGACGTGATTCTACATCGGTCGCGTTCGGCCAAAGGAGGATCATCCTGGCCATCCCTGATGGAAATGATCTTCGGCAAGCAGCGTGAACCAACGCCGGAAGAGAGGCGCTTGAACGACATTCGCAATGGCATCATCGCCATGTTGACGGGCGCGGGCATTACGATTTTCCTCTATTTCCTCCTGAACGCTGTTGCCACACGTCCTGACGTGAGACCTGAAGATGCGCCGATCATCCGAGCTGTCGCCCTGTGCGGAGTCATTCCCTTCATGGTGGGCGTGGGGTTGCTGATCAACGGCCTCTTTTTCTGGAAGCTGGGTCCGAAGGTGTCGCCTTCGACTGTCGAGACAGCTCGAGAGAGTCCGCCGTCGCCTTCTCTTACGGCTGGTGAGACTCTCCGCATGGCTCCGAGTGTCACCGAACAAACGACGATGCCCCTCGAGAACCAGGGTTACGAATCGCCTCGCACGCAAAACCGGTGATGGTGGAGCCGCCTGTGTCGCCGGTCAAGGCTGATGCCATTTCCAGGAGTGGGATCATGCGCGCAGCCAGTGTAACTGGGACGAGGTGGAATCGGAACTCGGTGATGCGCACAAAGATGTCGTCGCCCTCCCGCAATATGAACGGCAGATATGGTTGCTAGCGAGCGGGCTTCATCCGGGTTCGTTGTGGATTCTTTGCAAGGAAAGAATTGGCGCAGGACTTGCTCGTCCGTCCTCCCGCCTGTCCCTATGCGATCCGTGAGTCGTCGGATTCCCCTTATCGCGATACCTGCTTGACTTCGCTTGACGCGGTAACTAGAATCGCCCTCGGTTTTACGGCACGAAGGAGAACGTTTGTGATACAGCGATTAGGGGACTTCAGCTCCAGATTCGCGGACGCGCGAATACGTATCGCATGTTGAGGAGGTCACTTCTTCTGCTCGTGCAAGTGCTCGGTGGGGCGTTGAGGAGTTTGATCCCCCACAACATTTCGCACCGAAGCGACGGAGGGCAAACTTTCAGAGCCGGGAGATCGAGCGTCATGAAGGGGAAGCCGATTCCAACGTGCGTCACGTCTTCACCGCGGGCGATGAGGAGGGGTCGAATCGTTGTAGGTATCCTCATCCTGACTTTAACGGTCGCCGGAATTCCGGCTCCTTTTACGGAAGGACGGACAAGTGGAAGAGCCGATGGACGAGAACCGAATCAATCGGAGAACGCCCGGTCCTCCGTCCCGGGACAGATTCGATGGCCGAAAGGTCTCACTGGACTCACGCCCATTGCTGATGGGCACGTCCTCGTGGTGGACAAGGGCGCCGTGGTCTGCCGGTCACTGTCTGAGGAAGAAGCTCGCGCGGCAGCCTGGCAGGAATTGGCTGTCCCTTTGCGTCCGGTCGTGTCCTTTCGCTTGAGTCAGCAACAGACGGGGCTGAAGATCATTCTTCGTGCAACCCAGCAACTGGAGGGTTTCCCCCAAGCGAAAGACGCTTTTCTCCGCGCAGCGGCTACCTGGGAATCGCTCATTCGGACGCCTATCACCGTTATCATTGATGTGGATTTTGGCCCCACGCGATTCGGTCAACCGTTTCCCTCCGGAGCCCTCGGAGTGACCAGTCAAACGTTTCTGTCTGGGCCTTACTCGGATGTGCGGCAGCGCTTGCTGTCAGGCGCGACCGGGATGGCTGAGCGCTCGCTCTACGAGATGCTTCCACAGTCAAGCGTCCCCACCGACATCGGAGCCACCTCGACCACCGCAGCCACGCATTCTCAACTTCGGGCTTTAGGAGTCCTCCGTCCGGTGGCCGATCCCGATGCCGAGTCCAGGGAGATTGGTCCTCCTCCGAGAATCGGTTTCAATTCCAATTTCTCATTCGATTTTGATCCGAGCGATGGGATTGACTCTGGCAAAACTGATTTCGACGCGGTCGCCGTACACGAGATCGGACACGCTCTGGGCTTCATCTCGCGGACAGGAGCCCGAGAGCTTGACCCTGGGACCTCGATTCAACTTTCCCTGTGGGACTTGTACCGGTTCCGTCCGGGCGTGACGAAGGAGACTTTTCCCACAGCCAACCGAGTCCTCTCTTCGGGCGGCGATCAAGTCTTTTTCGTGGGAGGCCGAGAGGTTCCTCTCTCAACCGGACGCCCTGATGGAAGCGGAGGAGATCGTCAACAAGCCTCACACTGGAAGGACGATTCGCAGATCGGACAGTTCATCGGAATTATGGATCCCGCCATCCGTCCGGGCGATCGAGATGTCATCACACTCAACGACCTCACTGCGCTTGACTTTTTCGGTTACCGACTCAAGGGGGCTGTTGCTTCGCAGATGCCGGAGGCGACGATTGATCTCCCCTCGGAGGGTTCACAGAGCGGAATGATCGAGGCTCCTCGGTCGGCGCCTGATGGCATTCTAGCCCCAACACAATTTCGTCTCCGTGTACCTGAGGGAGCGACCGCGATCGTCATTGCGTTGCAAGCGAGCGGAACTCAAGACCTCGATCTCTATGTACGTTTCGGCCAGCGGGTCGTCCTTGACGGTGGGCGTCCGGTGGCTGATTATAGCGTGGAATATCCACAGGGGAACGAATCTCTTGAGATCTCCTCGACGAGTTTCCCTCCGCTCCAGCCGGGAGAGTATTTCATCGCTGTTGCGAATTTCGGACCGGATGCGGCTGCGTTTACCATCTCCGTCACCGTCCGGACAGATACAGTCGTTTTAACCTCCGGCGTCCCCGCGAGCGGTTCGATTCCGGCTCCCCCGTCTGGCAGTGGTGTTCTGGGCAGGATTCAATACCGGATCGCCGTTCCTGAAAGGGCCAGCCAATTGAGAGTCGAGCTGGCGACAATGGGAAGAGCCGACACTGACCTGTTTGTACGCTTCGGCCAGCGGGTCACAATTGAGGGCGGGCGCGTAATAGCCGATTATCGAGCGGAAACTTCGAGTGGAAATGAGACGCTCACGATCACGCCTCTCAGTTCACCCCCTCTGCGAACGGGCGATTATTTTATTGCCGTGGGAAATTTCGGTCCGGGCCAAGCCGATTTCACTGTTACGGCGACGGTGACCGTACTACCACCCAATACACCGGATATTCAGGTGAAGCCGACAACGCTCGACTTTGGGGCAACGCCTATTGGCGGACGAAGGGAACGGGTGCTGACGGTACAAAACCTCGGCGATGGAGCGCTCATGATCAGTAATGTCACCCTATCCAATGCTCGATTCAGCGTCCAATCGCCAACAGGTTCCTTCACCCTCGATCCAAAACAAGAACAGGCCGTCATCGTTCGCTTCAGTCCGGCAGCAAGCGGCCTGCAAACCGGCACGCTCACCTTCACCACGAATGATCCCGATGAAGCTACCGTGACCGTTTCACTCCGGGGACAGGGATCAACCTCCGATACCGAGGAGCTATCTACCGATGACGGGACAGTCGAAAGCGGTGCAGTTCGGGACGGGGCGATAGTGGTCAACCGATTAACACCGTCGAAGTATCCCGCCACGCTGAAAACGGTTCGCATCTTCTTAGCCCGGGCATCAGGACTTCCGAGTCCGAGTGGGACGCAGATCAAACTGATCCTCTTTGCTGATCCATCCGAGGCGGGACGTCCGCCGGCGAATCCCACCTTGCTGGTTGATCCGATCACCGTGACAATTCCGACTATCCCTTCAAGCGGACGGTTCGTGGATTTTACCCTTTCGGGCATTCCCCCCATCACATCGGGCGATATTTATGTCGGTTTTCAGGCGCCGACTCCGGCGGGCGGTGTCGTTTTCTGGGCCGATGT harbors:
- a CDS encoding NF038122 family metalloprotease, yielding MRRGRIVVGILILTLTVAGIPAPFTEGRTSGRADGREPNQSENARSSVPGQIRWPKGLTGLTPIADGHVLVVDKGAVVCRSLSEEEARAAAWQELAVPLRPVVSFRLSQQQTGLKIILRATQQLEGFPQAKDAFLRAAATWESLIRTPITVIIDVDFGPTRFGQPFPSGALGVTSQTFLSGPYSDVRQRLLSGATGMAERSLYEMLPQSSVPTDIGATSTTAATHSQLRALGVLRPVADPDAESREIGPPPRIGFNSNFSFDFDPSDGIDSGKTDFDAVAVHEIGHALGFISRTGARELDPGTSIQLSLWDLYRFRPGVTKETFPTANRVLSSGGDQVFFVGGREVPLSTGRPDGSGGDRQQASHWKDDSQIGQFIGIMDPAIRPGDRDVITLNDLTALDFFGYRLKGAVASQMPEATIDLPSEGSQSGMIEAPRSAPDGILAPTQFRLRVPEGATAIVIALQASGTQDLDLYVRFGQRVVLDGGRPVADYSVEYPQGNESLEISSTSFPPLQPGEYFIAVANFGPDAAAFTISVTVRTDTVVLTSGVPASGSIPAPPSGSGVLGRIQYRIAVPERASQLRVELATMGRADTDLFVRFGQRVTIEGGRVIADYRAETSSGNETLTITPLSSPPLRTGDYFIAVGNFGPGQADFTVTATVTVLPPNTPDIQVKPTTLDFGATPIGGRRERVLTVQNLGDGALMISNVTLSNARFSVQSPTGSFTLDPKQEQAVIVRFSPAASGLQTGTLTFTTNDPDEATVTVSLRGQGSTSDTEELSTDDGTVESGAVRDGAIVVNRLTPSKYPATLKTVRIFLARASGLPSPSGTQIKLILFADPSEAGRPPANPTLLVDPITVTIPTIPSSGRFVDFTLSGIPPITSGDIYVGFQAPTPAGGVVFWADVDGPQQGRAFLSTDNGMSYGRASFVDQQGNRTPINFLIRAVVSFTSGTGGSEQLVEEIGDGDWGSVTGPPADSWRPGVVVREDDATYKPLLAPDSERRNRPGDHRPIKSPVRDSGVRADGDGAFGVGVLLPKGQARPWEEADGETFSTSLAFAQPPPRMLAISDVQVEPGQKVTVSISLSEGRGVSAMRLTVGYNPAVLSLAGNDAVTPGTLVPEGF
- a CDS encoding zinc-ribbon domain-containing protein; this encodes MYCPQCGTLSPDDRKFCTTCGLNLALISDVILHRSRSAKGGSSWPSLMEMIFGKQREPTPEERRLNDIRNGIIAMLTGAGITIFLYFLLNAVATRPDVRPEDAPIIRAVALCGVIPFMVGVGLLINGLFFWKLGPKVSPSTVETARESPPSPSLTAGETLRMAPSVTEQTTMPLENQGYESPRTQNR